The following coding sequences are from one Streptococcus mitis window:
- a CDS encoding MATE family efflux transporter produces MFKKNKDILNIALPAMGENFLQMLMGMVDSYLVAHLGLITISGVSVAGNIITIYQAIFIALGAAISSVISKSLGPKDQSMLAYHVTESLKITLLLSFLLGFLSIFAGKEMIGFLGTERDVAESGGLYLSLVGGSIVLLGLMTSLGALIRATHNPRLPLYVSLLSNALNILFSSLAIFVLDMGIAGVAWGTILSRLVGLVILWSQLKLPFEKPTFGLDKELLTLALPAAGERLMMRAGDVVIIALVVSFGTEAVAGNAVGEVLTQFNYMPAFGVATATVMLVARAVGEDNWKKVANLSKQTFWLSLLLMLPLTLSVYALGIPLTHLYTNDSLAVEASVLVTLFSLLGIPMTIGTVIYTAVWQGLGNARLPFYATSIGMWCIRIGTAYLMGIVLGWGLPGIWAGTLLDNGFRWLFLRYRYQRYMSLKG; encoded by the coding sequence TTGTTTAAGAAAAATAAAGACATTCTTAATATTGCCTTGCCAGCTATGGGCGAAAACTTTTTGCAGATGCTCATGGGAATGGTGGACAGTTACTTGGTAGCCCATTTGGGCTTGATAACCATTTCAGGTGTATCAGTAGCTGGCAATATTATCACGATTTACCAGGCGATTTTCATCGCTCTGGGAGCTGCTATTTCCAGTGTTATTTCAAAAAGTTTGGGGCCGAAGGATCAATCTATGCTAGCCTATCATGTGACTGAGTCCTTGAAGATTACCTTACTATTAAGTTTCCTTTTAGGATTTTTGTCCATCTTCGCTGGGAAAGAGATGATAGGATTTTTGGGGACGGAGAGAGATGTAGCTGAGAGTGGTGGACTCTACCTATCCTTGGTAGGCGGATCGATTGTTCTTTTGGGCTTGATGACCAGTCTGGGTGCCTTGATTCGTGCAACGCATAATCCACGTCTGCCTCTCTATGTTAGTCTTTTATCCAATGCCTTGAATATTCTTTTTTCAAGTCTAGCTATTTTTGTTCTGGATATGGGGATAGCTGGTGTTGCTTGGGGGACAATTCTGTCTCGTTTGGTAGGTCTTGTGATTTTATGGTCGCAATTAAAGTTGCCTTTTGAGAAACCGACTTTTGGTTTAGATAAGGAACTATTGACCTTAGCTTTGCCAGCAGCTGGAGAGCGGCTTATGATGCGAGCTGGAGATGTAGTAATCATTGCCTTGGTTGTGTCTTTCGGGACAGAGGCAGTGGCTGGAAATGCAGTCGGAGAAGTCTTGACCCAGTTTAACTATATGCCTGCCTTTGGCGTCGCTACGGCAACGGTCATGCTGGTGGCTCGAGCAGTTGGGGAGGATAATTGGAAAAAAGTAGCTAATTTGAGCAAGCAAACCTTTTGGCTTTCTCTGCTTCTCATGTTGCCCTTGACGCTTAGTGTCTATGCCTTGGGCATACCACTGACTCATCTCTATACGAATGATTCTCTAGCGGTGGAGGCTAGTGTTCTAGTGACACTTTTTTCACTACTTGGTATTCCTATGACGATAGGAACAGTCATCTATACAGCAGTCTGGCAGGGTTTGGGCAATGCTCGACTTCCCTTTTATGCGACAAGTATAGGGATGTGGTGTATCCGAATTGGGACAGCTTATCTGATGGGGATTGTTCTTGGTTGGGGCTTGCCCGGTATTTGGGCTGGAACCCTTTTGGATAATGGTTTTCGTTGGTTATTTCTACGTTACCGTTACCAGCGTTATATGAGCTTGAAAGGATAG
- a CDS encoding MarR family winged helix-turn-helix transcriptional regulator, giving the protein MIEIQDLLYQLRLSEQASTQLFEKRLGISLTRYQILLFLLENSPCNQMGVQERLKIDQAALTRHFKILEKEGLVERHRNPENQREVLVEATKYAKEQLVVNPPLKHIKVKEEMESILTESEKTELNRLLNKLVLGIENIEI; this is encoded by the coding sequence ATGATAGAGATTCAAGATTTACTTTATCAACTCCGCTTGTCTGAGCAAGCAAGTACGCAATTGTTTGAAAAAAGGCTTGGGATTAGTTTGACACGGTATCAGATTTTACTGTTTTTGCTGGAGAATTCTCCCTGTAATCAAATGGGAGTTCAGGAGCGTTTGAAGATTGATCAGGCTGCTTTGACACGACATTTCAAGATTTTAGAAAAGGAAGGTTTGGTGGAGCGTCATCGTAATCCTGAAAATCAGCGAGAAGTATTGGTGGAGGCTACGAAGTATGCAAAGGAGCAGTTAGTGGTGAATCCCCCTCTGAAGCATATCAAGGTTAAGGAAGAGATGGAAAGTATCTTAACAGAATCTGAAAAAACAGAACTCAACCGTTTATTAAATAAATTGGTTTTGGGTATTGAAAATATAGAAATTTAA
- the tgt gene encoding tRNA guanosine(34) transglycosylase Tgt has protein sequence MSDSPIKYRLIKKEKHTGARLGEIITPHGTFPTPMFMPVGTQATVKTQSPEELKEMGSGIILSNTYHLWLRPGDELIARAGGLHKFMNWDQPILTDSGGFQVYSLADSRNITEEGVTFKNHLNGSKMFLSPEKAISIQNNLGSDIMMSFDECPQFYQPYDYVKKSIERTSRWAERGLKAHRRPHDQGLFGIVQGAGFEDLRRQSAHDLVSMDFPGYSIGGLAVGETHEEMNAVLDFTTQLLPENKPRYLMGVGAPDSLIDGVIRGVDMFDCVLPTRIARNGTCMTSQGRLVVKNAQFAEDFTPLDPECDCYTCKNYTRAYLRHLLKADETFGIRLTSYHNLYFLLNLMKQVRQAIMDDNLLEFREYFVEKYGYNKSGRNF, from the coding sequence ATGTCAGATTCACCAATCAAATATCGTTTGATTAAGAAAGAAAAACACACAGGAGCTCGTCTGGGAGAAATCATCACACCCCATGGTACTTTCCCGACACCAATGTTTATGCCGGTTGGGACACAAGCCACTGTCAAAACTCAGTCGCCTGAAGAATTGAAGGAGATGGGTTCGGGAATTATCCTGTCAAACACCTATCATCTCTGGCTTCGTCCTGGAGATGAACTCATTGCACGCGCTGGTGGTCTCCACAAGTTCATGAATTGGGACCAGCCTATCTTGACAGATAGTGGTGGTTTTCAGGTTTATTCCTTAGCAGATAGCCGTAATATCACAGAAGAAGGAGTAACCTTTAAAAACCATCTCAATGGTTCCAAGATGTTCCTATCGCCAGAAAAAGCCATTTCTATTCAGAATAATCTGGGCTCAGACATCATGATGTCTTTTGACGAATGTCCCCAGTTTTATCAGCCTTATGACTACGTTAAGAAATCGATCGAGCGTACCAGTCGTTGGGCTGAGCGTGGTTTGAAGGCTCATCGTCGTCCGCATGACCAAGGGTTGTTTGGAATTGTGCAAGGGGCAGGATTTGAAGACCTGCGTCGCCAATCGGCTCATGACCTTGTCAGCATGGACTTCCCAGGCTACTCTATTGGTGGTTTGGCGGTGGGAGAAACCCACGAAGAGATGAATGCGGTTTTGGACTTCACAACCCAATTGTTGCCTGAAAACAAACCTCGCTATTTGATGGGTGTGGGAGCGCCAGATAGCTTGATTGATGGGGTGATTCGTGGGGTGGATATGTTTGACTGTGTCTTGCCGACTCGTATCGCTCGTAACGGAACTTGTATGACCAGTCAAGGTCGTTTGGTTGTCAAAAATGCTCAGTTTGCTGAGGACTTTACGCCACTAGATCCTGAGTGTGATTGCTACACATGTAAGAACTATACACGCGCTTATCTTCGTCACCTGCTCAAGGCTGATGAAACCTTTGGTATCCGCTTGACTAGCTACCACAATCTTTACTTCTTGCTTAACCTGATGAAGCAAGTGCGACAAGCCATCATGGATGACAATCTCTTGGAATTCCGTGAGTATTTTGTTGAAAAATATGGCTATAATAAGTCAGGCCGTAATTTTTAA
- the nagA gene encoding N-acetylglucosamine-6-phosphate deacetylase: MPNYVKADQFFYPFGIRRGGYLELVDGKFGKHVDQIPEGAEVLDYTGYSIAPGLVDTHIHGYAGVDVMDNNIEGTLHTMSEGLLSTGVTSFLPTTLTATYEQLLAVTENLGNHYKEATGAKIRGIYYEGPYFTETFKGAQNPTYMRDPGVEEFHSWQDAAKGMLNKIAIAPERDGVEDFVRTITGEGVTVALGHSDATFEQAKKAVDAGASVWVHAYNGMRGLTHRELGMVGAMYELPHTYAELICDGYHVDPKACEILLKQKGTENIALITDCMTAGGLEDGDYMLGEFPVVVANGTARLKSTGNLAGSILKLKDGMRNVVEWGIANPHEAVMMASLNPAKSVHIDDVCGQIREGYDADFIVLDKDLELVATYLDGVKRYQA; encoded by the coding sequence ATGCCTAATTACGTTAAAGCGGATCAGTTTTTCTATCCATTTGGCATTCGTCGCGGTGGGTACTTAGAACTTGTTGATGGCAAATTTGGGAAACATGTGGATCAAATTCCTGAAGGAGCAGAGGTTCTTGACTATACTGGTTATAGCATTGCACCAGGTCTTGTGGATACTCATATTCATGGATATGCAGGTGTAGATGTGATGGACAACAACATTGAAGGTACATTGCATACTATGAGTGAAGGACTTCTTAGTACCGGTGTTACCAGTTTCTTGCCCACAACTTTAACAGCCACTTATGAGCAATTGCTTGCAGTCACTGAAAATCTTGGAAACCATTATAAAGAAGCAACAGGTGCTAAGATTCGTGGGATTTATTATGAAGGTCCATATTTCACAGAAACTTTTAAGGGGGCACAAAATCCAACTTATATGAGAGACCCGGGTGTTGAGGAGTTTCATTCTTGGCAAGATGCTGCAAAAGGGATGCTAAATAAAATCGCTATTGCACCCGAACGTGATGGGGTGGAAGATTTTGTACGTACTATTACAGGTGAAGGTGTGACAGTTGCACTTGGACACTCAGATGCGACATTTGAACAAGCTAAGAAGGCAGTTGATGCTGGAGCTAGTGTATGGGTACATGCCTATAATGGGATGCGTGGTTTAACACACCGCGAACTAGGTATGGTAGGAGCTATGTATGAGCTCCCACATACTTACGCAGAATTGATTTGTGATGGTTATCACGTAGATCCAAAAGCTTGTGAGATTTTACTTAAGCAAAAGGGAACAGAAAACATCGCTCTTATTACGGACTGTATGACAGCTGGTGGGCTTGAAGACGGTGACTATATGTTGGGAGAATTCCCTGTTGTAGTAGCAAATGGAACTGCACGTCTCAAATCTACTGGTAATTTGGCAGGTTCTATCCTCAAACTTAAAGATGGTATGAGAAATGTAGTCGAGTGGGGTATTGCGAATCCGCATGAAGCAGTCATGATGGCCAGCCTCAACCCAGCTAAATCCGTTCACATTGACGATGTCTGTGGCCAAATCCGTGAAGGCTATGACGCGGACTTTATCGTACTAGATAAAGATTTGGAATTGGTAGCAACCTATCTAGATGGCGTGAAACGTTATCAAGCATAA
- a CDS encoding DUF1304 domain-containing protein: protein MSIITIILATIVALEHFYIFYLESIATQSEATSRVFNMDKEELARPSVSSLFKNQGIYNALLGVFLLYGIYFSHNLEIVTIFVSFVIGAAAYGSLTADKKIIMKQGGPAILALISILFFK, encoded by the coding sequence ATGTCAATTATTACAATCATTTTAGCAACGATCGTTGCTTTGGAGCATTTTTACATTTTTTATTTGGAAAGTATTGCAACGCAATCAGAAGCGACTAGTCGTGTCTTTAACATGGACAAGGAAGAATTGGCTCGTCCGTCAGTAAGTTCATTGTTTAAAAATCAAGGGATTTATAATGCTCTGCTAGGAGTCTTTCTTCTGTATGGGATTTATTTCTCACATAATTTAGAAATTGTGACTATTTTTGTCTCATTTGTGATTGGGGCTGCGGCTTATGGCTCTCTAACAGCAGATAAGAAAATTATTATGAAGCAAGGCGGACCAGCTATTTTGGCATTGATTAGTATTTTATTCTTTAAATAA
- a CDS encoding LysM peptidoglycan-binding domain-containing protein, with product MKKRILLASTVALSFAPVLATQAEEVLWTARSVEQIQNDLTKTDNKTSYTVQYGDTLSTIAEALGVDVTVLANLNKITNMDLIFPETVLTTTVNEAEEVTEVEIQTPQADSSEEVTTATADLTTNQVTVDDQTVQVADLSQPIAEAPKAVETTRTKEVASSSEVAETVATAEEVAPSTNTSTSEEQTVETSSAVAEAVFQATIPTEKQETQASTQAESAVEATTTPVEEKAIETTATSSEEAKEASSNEATTVVSTYQPEEKKTVSTTYAAPAAPDYAGLALAKSENAGLQPQTAAFKEEIANLFGITSFSGYRPGDSGDHGKGLAIDFMVPESSELGDKVAEYAIQNMASRGISYIIWKQRFYAPFDSKYGPANTWNPMPDRGSVTENHYDHVHVSMNG from the coding sequence ATGAAGAAAAGAATATTATTAGCGTCAACAGTAGCCTTGTCATTTGCCCCAGTATTGGCAACTCAAGCAGAAGAAGTTCTTTGGACTGCACGTAGTGTTGAGCAAATCCAAAATGATTTGACTAAAACGGATAACAAAACAAGTTATACCGTTCAGTATGGTGATACCTTGAGCACCATTGCAGAAGCCTTGGGTGTAGATGTCACAGTTCTTGCGAATTTGAATAAAATCACGAATATGGACTTGATTTTCCCAGAAACTGTTTTGACAACGACTGTCAATGAAGCAGAAGAAGTAACAGAAGTTGAAATCCAAACTCCTCAAGCAGACTCTAGTGAAGAAGTGACAACTGCGACAGCAGATTTGACAACCAATCAAGTGACGGTTGATGATCAAACTGTTCAAGTTGCAGATCTTTCTCAACCAATTGCAGAAGCGCCAAAAGCGGTAGAAACTACAAGAACAAAAGAAGTGGCATCAAGTTCAGAAGTTGCAGAGACAGTTGCTACTGCAGAAGAAGTGGCACCATCTACAAACACCTCAACGTCAGAGGAGCAAACAGTCGAAACAAGCAGTGCAGTTGCAGAAGCAGTTTTTCAGGCAACGATTCCAACTGAGAAGCAGGAAACACAAGCAAGCACTCAAGCTGAATCAGCAGTAGAAGCAACTACAACGCCAGTAGAAGAAAAAGCAATCGAAACAACTGCAACAAGTTCAGAAGAAGCAAAAGAAGCCTCATCAAATGAAGCTACAACAGTAGTTTCTACTTATCAACCAGAAGAGAAGAAAACAGTTTCAACAACTTACGCAGCTCCAGCAGCGCCCGATTATGCTGGACTTGCGTTAGCGAAATCTGAAAATGCAGGCCTTCAACCACAAACAGCTGCCTTTAAAGAAGAAATTGCTAACTTGTTTGGCATTACATCCTTTAGTGGTTACCGTCCAGGGGACAGTGGAGATCACGGAAAAGGTTTGGCTATCGACTTTATGGTACCAGAAAGCTCAGAACTAGGGGATAAGGTTGCGGAATACGCTATTCAAAACATGGCCAGCCGTGGAATTAGTTACATCATCTGGAAACAACGTTTCTATGCTCCATTCGATAGCAAATATGGGCCAGCTAATACTTGGAACCCAATGCCAGACCGCGGTAGTGTGACAGAAAACCACTATGACCACGTTCACGTTTCAATGAATGGATAA
- a CDS encoding DUF975 family protein, with protein MKYPKIDLKTIRLQARQFQAENPHLFLVYLLPSMLVILSGFLNPLERINESILEQPFLSVLGHVFQAYLFPLLVSFIGAILLTSSVYTTLKLIKNPDTELSIKNSLTLFNEEHFSQTFLTLLLKRFYLFLWSIPSLLGIYFLFYSSFLAKKFVSLHPEFPNLDLTSIETERFLMTFGLYFLASILLMIVGNSLYIPQYYAYSQVEFLLCDTLDLGQAKPGQILKTSRFLMKGYKFQRFILDLQLLPWYFLNWITFGIASFSLLPYIQINKMIFYRAVLARKRPKA; from the coding sequence ATGAAATACCCAAAAATTGATTTAAAAACCATTCGTCTGCAGGCTAGGCAATTTCAAGCTGAAAATCCCCACCTCTTTCTCGTCTATCTCTTACCCAGCATGCTAGTCATCTTGTCTGGCTTCCTCAATCCCTTAGAGCGTATCAATGAGTCTATTTTAGAGCAACCCTTTTTAAGCGTGCTTGGTCATGTATTCCAAGCCTACCTTTTTCCACTATTAGTCTCCTTTATCGGAGCTATTCTTCTAACCAGTTCAGTCTATACAACGCTGAAACTCATCAAGAATCCCGATACAGAACTATCCATCAAAAATAGTCTCACTCTCTTTAATGAAGAGCACTTTTCACAAACCTTTTTGACTCTCCTTCTCAAACGCTTCTATCTCTTCTTATGGAGCATTCCTAGTTTACTTGGAATTTACTTCCTTTTTTACAGTAGCTTTTTAGCCAAGAAATTCGTTTCCCTTCACCCTGAGTTTCCCAATCTGGATCTCACGTCAATTGAAACCGAGCGTTTCCTCATGACCTTTGGTCTTTACTTTCTAGCAAGTATCCTCTTGATGATTGTCGGAAATAGTCTCTATATTCCACAATACTATGCTTATTCGCAGGTAGAATTTCTCCTCTGTGACACCCTAGACTTAGGGCAAGCCAAACCAGGACAAATCCTAAAAACCAGCCGTTTCCTGATGAAAGGCTACAAATTTCAGCGCTTTATTCTAGACCTACAACTCCTTCCTTGGTATTTCCTCAATTGGATTACCTTTGGGATTGCTAGTTTCTCACTCCTACCCTACATTCAAATCAATAAAATGATTTTCTACCGAGCAGTACTGGCTCGAAAACGTCCAAAAGCTTGA
- the pcp gene encoding pyroglutamyl-peptidase I, which yields MKVLVTGFEPFGGEKVNPALEAIKGLPAEIHGAEVRWLEVPTVFHKSAQVLEEEMNRYQPDFVLCIGQAGGRSSLTPERVAINQDDARIPDNEGNQPIDLPIRADGASAYFSSLPIKAMVQAIKKESLPASVSNTAGTFVCNHLMYQALYLVEKKFPHVKAGFMHIPYMMEQVVNRPTTPAMSLVDIRRGVEAAIGAIIEHGDQDLKLVGGETH from the coding sequence ATGAAAGTATTAGTGACAGGTTTTGAGCCCTTTGGAGGGGAAAAGGTTAATCCAGCCTTGGAGGCTATTAAAGGTTTACCAGCTGAAATCCATGGTGCTGAGGTCCGTTGGTTAGAAGTGCCAACAGTCTTTCACAAATCGGCTCAAGTATTGGAAGAAGAGATGAACCGCTATCAACCTGACTTTGTCCTTTGTATCGGCCAAGCAGGTGGAAGAAGTAGTTTGACACCTGAGCGAGTAGCCATTAATCAAGACGATGCACGCATTCCTGATAACGAAGGTAATCAGCCGATTGATCTTCCCATTCGAGCGGATGGTGCTTCGGCCTACTTTAGTAGTCTGCCGATTAAAGCGATGGTCCAAGCTATAAAAAAAGAGAGCTTGCCGGCCTCTGTTTCCAATACGGCAGGGACTTTTGTCTGCAATCATTTGATGTATCAGGCTCTCTATTTGGTAGAAAAGAAATTTCCACATGTTAAGGCAGGTTTTATGCACATTCCTTATATGATGGAACAGGTGGTGAATCGACCGACTACTCCAGCTATGAGTTTAGTGGACATTAGGCGAGGGGTAGAAGCAGCAATCGGGGCTATTATAGAACATGGAGATCAGGATCTCAAGTTGGTAGGCGGAGAAACTCATTGA
- a CDS encoding acyltransferase family protein, translating to MRIKWFSLIRITGLLLVLLYHFFQTIFPGGFFGVDVFFTFSGFLITALLIEEFSKNHEIDLVGFFRRRFYRIVPPVVLMVLVTMPFTFLVRQDYVAGIGGQIAGVLGFMTNFYEILTGGSYESQFIPHLFVHNWSLAVEVHYYILWGLAVWFLSKQSRSNGQLRGMVFLLSAVAFLISFFSMFIGSFLVTSYSSVYFSSLTHVYPFFLGSVLATIVGVRQTTSLVKQLDKIWDLRKTLLVFGGGFGFLLILTFFVKFTYLFAYLMGFLLASLAAIAMILAARVLHEKTPHIQEPKIISFLADTSYAVYLFHWPFYIIFSQLTSNLLAVLLTLIFSYGFASLSFYVLEPWIAGKNTPVLQTLRPLPHIHTILAASTGILAFIVFLVTLLAPQVGAFETDLTVNGLKQAATNINQTKVMTERAEADSLGIADGTMLIGDSVALRANTALQTALPGAQINAQVSRTTKTANEIMLNNSQNKFLPKMVVIATGVNNPENYKEDWDSIVKNLPKGHHMVLVTPYEGDKTKETYAIVEKAAAYMRELAEKTPYITIADWNQAAKEHPEIWTGTDQVHFGSDNSKIEAGAKLYADTIAAALQTAQDKPVKSK from the coding sequence ATGCGTATTAAATGGTTTTCCTTGATTAGGATTACAGGTTTACTTTTGGTACTCTTGTATCATTTCTTTCAGACGATCTTTCCTGGAGGATTTTTCGGGGTAGATGTCTTTTTCACATTTTCAGGCTTTCTGATTACGGCTCTACTTATCGAAGAATTTTCTAAAAATCATGAAATTGATTTGGTTGGATTTTTTAGGAGACGCTTTTATCGGATTGTGCCACCTGTGGTTTTGATGGTCTTGGTGACCATGCCCTTTACCTTTCTAGTTCGGCAAGATTATGTGGCTGGAATTGGGGGTCAGATTGCGGGTGTCTTAGGCTTCATGACCAACTTCTATGAAATCCTAACAGGTGGGAGTTATGAATCTCAGTTCATTCCTCATTTGTTTGTTCATAATTGGAGCTTGGCTGTTGAGGTTCACTACTATATCCTCTGGGGATTGGCAGTTTGGTTCTTATCTAAACAGTCCAGATCAAATGGTCAGTTGAGAGGAATGGTCTTTCTCTTATCTGCTGTTGCCTTCTTGATCAGCTTCTTCTCCATGTTTATTGGTAGTTTTCTAGTAACCTCTTATTCCTCTGTTTACTTCTCCAGTTTAACTCATGTCTATCCATTCTTTTTGGGAAGTGTGTTAGCAACTATCGTAGGCGTTCGTCAGACGACTTCCCTAGTTAAGCAATTGGATAAAATCTGGGATTTACGCAAGACCCTTTTAGTTTTTGGGGGAGGTTTTGGCTTCTTACTCATTTTGACCTTCTTTGTCAAATTTACCTATCTCTTTGCCTATCTTATGGGCTTCTTGCTTGCCAGCCTTGCAGCCATTGCTATGATTCTGGCGGCGCGTGTCTTACATGAAAAGACTCCTCATATACAGGAACCAAAGATTATTAGCTTTTTAGCAGATACTAGCTATGCAGTTTATCTCTTCCATTGGCCTTTCTATATCATTTTTTCACAGTTGACATCAAATCTTCTTGCTGTGTTATTAACTTTGATTTTTTCTTATGGATTCGCCAGCCTATCATTTTATGTGTTGGAACCTTGGATTGCAGGAAAGAACACACCTGTTTTACAAACCCTTCGTCCTCTTCCTCATATTCACACAATCCTTGCAGCAAGTACAGGAATCTTGGCCTTCATTGTCTTCTTAGTAACTCTGTTGGCACCACAAGTGGGAGCTTTTGAGACAGACTTAACTGTCAATGGCTTGAAGCAAGCTGCAACAAATATTAACCAGACCAAGGTAATGACAGAACGAGCAGAAGCTGATAGTTTAGGAATTGCTGATGGCACTATGTTAATTGGTGATTCGGTAGCACTAAGAGCTAATACAGCGTTGCAGACAGCCCTTCCAGGGGCACAGATTAATGCACAAGTCAGCAGAACAACCAAGACCGCCAACGAAATCATGCTCAACAATAGCCAGAATAAATTTCTACCAAAGATGGTGGTTATTGCAACAGGGGTAAATAATCCTGAAAATTATAAGGAAGATTGGGATAGTATCGTGAAAAATCTTCCTAAGGGGCACCATATGGTTTTAGTGACTCCTTATGAAGGAGATAAGACAAAAGAGACCTATGCAATCGTTGAGAAGGCGGCTGCCTATATGAGAGAATTGGCAGAGAAGACTCCTTACATCACGATAGCAGATTGGAATCAAGCTGCTAAGGAACATCCAGAAATTTGGACTGGGACAGACCAAGTCCATTTTGGAAGTGACAATAGTAAAATTGAAGCAGGAGCTAAATTGTATGCAGATACCATTGCTGCAGCCTTGCAAACAGCTCAAGACAAGCCGGTCAAATCAAAATAA
- a CDS encoding HAD family hydrolase, giving the protein MQKTTFIWDLDGTLLDSYEAILSGIEETFGQFAIPYDKEKVREFILKYSVQDLLVQVAEERKLDAEVLNQVRAQSLAEKNAQVVLMPGAREVLAWADQVGVQQFVYTHKGYNAFAILRDLGLESYFTEILTSQSGFVRKPSPEAATYLIDKYQLDSEKTYYIGDRTLDVEFAQNSGIQSINFLESTYEGNHRIQALADISRFFKAER; this is encoded by the coding sequence ATGCAAAAAACAACTTTTATTTGGGATTTAGATGGGACTTTATTGGACTCTTATGAAGCGATTTTATCAGGGATTGAGGAGACTTTTGGTCAGTTTGCTATTCCTTATGATAAGGAGAAGGTGAGAGAGTTTATCCTAAAGTATTCTGTGCAGGATTTGCTTGTGCAGGTGGCGGAAGAGAGAAAACTGGATGCGGAAGTGCTAAATCAGGTGCGTGCCCAGAGTTTGGCTGAGAAGAATGCTCAGGTAGTTTTGATGCCAGGTGCGCGTGAGGTGCTAGCTTGGGCAGACCAAGTTGGGGTTCAACAGTTTGTTTACACTCATAAGGGATATAATGCTTTTGCCATTCTAAGAGACTTGGGTTTGGAATCTTATTTTACAGAGATTTTAACCAGTCAGAGTGGTTTTGTGCGGAAACCTAGTCCAGAAGCGGCTACCTATCTGATAGACAAGTATCAGTTGGATTCTGAGAAGACCTATTATATAGGGGATCGGACTCTGGATGTGGAATTTGCCCAGAATAGTGGGATTCAAAGTATCAACTTCTTAGAGTCGACTTATGAAGGAAATCACAGGATTCAAGCGTTAGCAGATATTTCCCGTTTTTTTAAGGCAGAGCGATAA